The following proteins come from a genomic window of Myroides odoratus DSM 2801:
- a CDS encoding DUF11 domain-containing protein: MIQIKYNRIQKLPILIGVVFCVLLGVQSVWAEGSKDLYPAGALGGRGMLHFRHFSDVNSVPSFVPNPKGVHYVYAEEGEQIAIATDAQRSSNPRIFLYDPNGTQISLSFDGVKGHIPNRTAELAGPKLPNQASGGNYYEPIYYTVPRGGAGIYSVEFIGDERYNDVYIPFSKATEWPAASSIYFLVAWDISVAKNSGSTWNWVKGRVFTYSLSLFNSIVPNPPIPGTTGYPITPQEGFYGQFKFLTRDGYVYNFNSNGHYGGTIYVSASNKGYGKEDNSEEPSYQSMKAINLGPVRIRYGFPDLIGTDFTKYCRVFYNLPDSNMPETAKGAPGGNDTWLRPKEKNATSMVTNTQVESIVGQQYAKNITFDNESTSTYKIVIKPKAGSASNFPQRILQGRSILGRNSVLWDGYDGARNLVPLNEAIVSVELNSNFGEIHVPFINGQLNPRGLILELLSTDLQTVVSDKIYWDDTTIFPGLVYTNGGRTYPENANHILFPNGTSSHVNGRIFGVNANRFEAAFGFNTALDTYTFAQRSTISEEVNAAQQIADLEVVAVTANKTLISNGENIVYTIKVKNNGPNDVQGATFTFQIPTGFTPIKQYSFLLLVVQKVQLSCMMHKNSGIHQS, from the coding sequence ATGATACAAATAAAATATAATAGAATACAAAAGCTACCTATTTTAATTGGAGTGGTTTTTTGTGTGTTACTGGGGGTGCAAAGCGTATGGGCAGAAGGATCGAAAGATTTATATCCTGCAGGAGCATTGGGGGGAAGAGGAATGTTACATTTTCGACATTTTTCAGATGTTAACAGTGTTCCATCTTTTGTTCCTAATCCAAAGGGAGTACATTATGTATATGCAGAAGAAGGAGAACAAATTGCAATTGCAACTGATGCGCAACGAAGTAGCAATCCTCGAATTTTCTTATATGACCCAAATGGAACTCAAATTTCTCTTTCTTTTGATGGAGTAAAAGGACATATTCCAAATCGTACAGCTGAATTAGCGGGTCCGAAACTTCCTAATCAAGCTTCAGGGGGGAATTATTATGAACCTATATATTATACGGTTCCAAGGGGGGGAGCAGGAATCTATAGTGTAGAATTTATTGGAGACGAGAGATATAATGATGTGTATATTCCTTTTTCTAAGGCTACAGAATGGCCTGCTGCTTCATCCATTTATTTCTTAGTTGCATGGGATATCTCAGTAGCTAAAAATTCAGGATCAACTTGGAATTGGGTTAAGGGACGAGTATTTACCTATTCACTCTCCTTGTTTAACTCTATTGTACCAAACCCACCTATTCCTGGAACAACAGGGTATCCAATAACCCCTCAAGAAGGGTTTTATGGTCAATTTAAATTTTTGACAAGAGATGGGTATGTTTATAATTTCAATTCCAATGGACATTATGGAGGCACGATATATGTCTCAGCTAGTAATAAAGGATATGGAAAAGAAGATAATTCAGAAGAGCCTTCTTATCAAAGTATGAAGGCTATTAATTTGGGTCCGGTGCGTATTCGATATGGATTTCCAGACTTAATCGGGACAGATTTTACAAAATATTGTAGGGTCTTTTATAATCTTCCAGATAGTAATATGCCTGAAACAGCAAAAGGTGCACCAGGCGGAAATGATACCTGGTTGAGGCCCAAAGAAAAAAATGCTACAAGCATGGTTACGAATACACAAGTTGAATCAATAGTAGGACAACAGTATGCGAAGAACATAACCTTTGATAACGAAAGTACTAGTACGTATAAAATTGTGATTAAGCCGAAAGCTGGATCTGCAAGTAACTTTCCTCAACGTATATTACAAGGCCGAAGTATATTAGGGAGAAATAGTGTTCTTTGGGATGGATATGATGGGGCAAGAAATCTAGTGCCTTTGAATGAGGCGATTGTATCTGTTGAGTTGAATTCAAATTTTGGTGAAATTCATGTCCCTTTTATCAACGGGCAATTAAACCCAAGAGGGTTGATTTTGGAATTATTGTCAACCGATTTGCAAACCGTTGTGTCAGATAAAATATATTGGGATGATACTACAATTTTTCCGGGACTTGTATATACAAACGGAGGAAGGACGTATCCTGAAAATGCGAATCATATTTTATTTCCCAATGGAACCTCAAGTCATGTCAATGGACGGATATTTGGAGTTAACGCAAATAGATTTGAAGCAGCATTCGGATTTAATACAGCACTGGATACTTATACATTTGCACAAAGGAGCACTATTTCTGAAGAGGTTAATGCCGCTCAACAGATAGCGGATTTGGAAGTTGTGGCTGTGACGGCCAATAAGACACTGATTAGTAATGGGGAGAACATTGTTTATACCATTAAGGTTAAAAATAATGGACCGAATGATGTTCAAGGAGCTACGTTTACCTTTCAAATCCCCACAGGATTTACCCCTATTAAACAGTATTCGTTTCTTCTACTTGTGGTTCAGAAAGTACAGCTATCTTGTATGATGCACAAAAACAGCGGTATACATCAAAGTTGA
- a CDS encoding DUF7507 domain-containing protein: MNLINGCEIEYKITLRAENPFSTSTQIAVEGAILRPSNVNDPDATNQNNVPPTDAHYECDNNGLTRLCNNIKTNQTVVFSTEPLSFVKDGFLTNSNAGGLAQIGETITYKIKLVNNGGANLYSIVLIDPLLGGTITAIPQKSINADNVLDVGETWIYTLEYTLTQEDLNRGGVYNQAKVRFRETLSGVIINKNSQPTIPLTPTDVGYDPDRLNYTFVPFKVKSLLITNPMIRQRVKK; the protein is encoded by the coding sequence TTGAATCTGATAAATGGTTGTGAAATTGAATATAAAATAACTTTACGAGCAGAGAATCCTTTTTCAACATCTACTCAAATAGCAGTTGAAGGGGCAATTCTTCGTCCTAGTAATGTAAATGATCCAGATGCAACGAATCAAAATAATGTACCTCCAACTGATGCACATTATGAATGTGATAATAACGGATTAACGAGATTATGTAATAATATTAAAACAAATCAAACGGTTGTATTTAGTACTGAACCGTTGAGTTTTGTCAAAGATGGATTCCTAACGAATAGTAATGCTGGTGGTCTTGCGCAAATTGGAGAGACAATTACATATAAAATAAAACTTGTTAATAATGGAGGGGCTAATTTGTATTCAATTGTATTAATAGATCCATTACTCGGAGGTACTATAACAGCAATACCTCAAAAGAGTATCAATGCGGATAATGTTTTGGACGTAGGAGAAACATGGATATATACATTAGAATACACCTTGACACAAGAAGATTTGAATCGAGGAGGTGTTTATAATCAAGCCAAAGTTCGATTTAGAGAAACTTTGAGTGGCGTAATAATAAATAAAAATTCTCAACCAACAATACCACTTACTCCAACGGATGTAGGATACGATCCAGATCGACTCAACTATACTTTTGTGCCTTTTAAGGTAAAAAGTTTATTGATAACCAATCCAATGATTCGACAGCGAGTTAAAAAGTAG
- a CDS encoding GNAT family N-acetyltransferase, which produces MLLETLQIKEIHTPPYPMHLLLLADETVEAIEQYLYESRVYSVWHHEDELAVFCLYPQDTTCLEIKNIAVSTTYQNQHIGSFLIEKIKEIARQQQYQTLVVGTSDTGEAQVRFYERNGFVQYDKRKNFFIDHYPEPIFENGKQMIDMVLLQLHL; this is translated from the coding sequence ATGTTACTTGAAACCCTTCAAATTAAAGAGATTCATACCCCACCCTATCCCATGCATTTACTTTTACTTGCGGATGAAACAGTAGAAGCCATTGAACAGTACTTGTATGAGAGTCGCGTCTATAGTGTTTGGCATCATGAGGATGAGTTGGCTGTTTTTTGTCTGTATCCCCAGGATACAACTTGTTTAGAAATTAAAAATATCGCTGTTAGCACCACCTACCAAAATCAACATATTGGCAGCTTTTTAATTGAGAAGATTAAGGAAATTGCACGCCAACAGCAGTATCAAACCCTCGTTGTCGGAACTTCAGACACAGGAGAAGCACAGGTTCGCTTCTATGAACGCAATGGGTTTGTGCAATACGACAAACGAAAAAACTTCTTTATAGACCATTATCCTGAACCTATCTTTGAAAATGGCAAGCAAATGATTGATATGGTTTTGTTACAATTACACCTTTAA